The proteins below come from a single Triticum aestivum cultivar Chinese Spring chromosome 5D, IWGSC CS RefSeq v2.1, whole genome shotgun sequence genomic window:
- the LOC123124101 gene encoding uncharacterized protein, which yields MDLQRRQQLAAIDPVPAPTDAELDERATLLKIKPTCCDGWICLICRRLNEPKDNLLCKIPPFKCATRNCKGQCPGTAGMNINDCEVNGVRTNFAIRDQGPNPTCAAHALVAAMDVSIRIEGALREVTICLPLNIVDLFAKYYPLFREGVGNEVEEADRMRRIPNLLRIAQLLGVKYVCATKCVRTERVLKLKSWFLLSTATTEVDKLVRLIASGFPLLVGMRTGRCFKLTANKELYRGPNKEKNHAVLLIGVEVNQIFLTDETTGENGKVHRVLFRARDSHGDDAHKCAELTGYGGDVYLLPEDLGSHVFGFHLEIPSYLTVAP from the exons ATGGATCTACAACGACGTCAGCAACTAGCAGCAATTGATCCTGTTCCTGCTCCAACGGACGCCGAACTCGACGAGCGCGCAACACTATTAAAGATCAAACCCACATGTTGTGATGGCTGGATTTGTCTGATCTGTCGACGTCTAAACGAACCCAAGGACAATCTTCTTTGTAAGATTCCTCCTTTCAAGTGTGCTACTCGCAACTGCAAGGGCCAG TGCCCAGGGACTGCCGGAATGAACATTAATGACTGTGAAGTAAATGGAGTGAGAACCAATTTTGCGATTAGAGATCAAGGCCCGAACC CGACCTGCGCAGCTCATGCATTAGTGGCCGCCATGGATGTTTCAATTAGAATCGAGGGAGCGCTCCGGGAGGTTACCATATGTCTGCCGCTGAATATTGTTGACCTTTTCGCAAAGTATTATCCACTCTTTCGGGAAGGTGTGGGGAATGAAGTAGAAGAAGCCGACAGGATGAGAAGAATTCCTAACTTGTTGAGGATTGCCCAGTTGCTGGGAGTTAAGTATGTGTGTGCAACGAAATGCGTCCGAACAGAAAGAGTGCTGAAGTTGAAGTCGTGGTTCCTTTTGAGCACTGCTACTACTGAAGTCGACAAGCTAGTACGTCTGATTGCTAGCGGGTTCCCCTTACTAGTTGGCATGAGAACTGGTCGCTGTTTCAAGTTGACAGCAAACAAAGAGTTATACAGGGGGCcaaacaaggagaaaaatcatgCCGTTTTGCTTATTGGAGTGGAAGTAAATCAGATATTTCTCACAGATGAAACAACCGGCGAGAATGGGAAGGTTCACAGGGTTCTGTTTAGGGCCAGAGATTCACATGGGGATGACGCTCACAAGTGTGCTGAACTGACAGGGTATGGTGGTGATGTGTACCTGTTGCCCGAGGATCTGGGCTCGCATGTCTTCGGGTTCCATCTGGAGATCCCAAGCTATCTGACCGTCGCTCCCTGA